From the Aquitalea magnusonii genome, one window contains:
- a CDS encoding S4 domain-containing protein codes for MSEQEMRLSKRMVELGLCSRREADAFIEQGRVRVDGQVVQQLGSRVRADQRIELEAPRMVLGELSISLLLHRAADSQLPLSGLVTPAQRFARDGSEINFNPRHLKALQQAGALDENSHGLVALTLDKKLARKLADAEQEYLIQLEAAPAAELLKQQMQALQLPGKPPRGLKISRQSDRQLRMVLSAVQPGQPWAICRALGLQPLALRCIRIGKLGIGELPAGQWRYLLPMESF; via the coding sequence ATGAGTGAACAGGAAATGCGTCTGTCCAAGCGCATGGTGGAGCTGGGCTTGTGCTCGCGCCGCGAGGCCGATGCCTTCATCGAACAGGGCCGGGTGCGGGTGGATGGACAGGTGGTGCAGCAATTGGGCAGCCGCGTCCGTGCAGACCAGCGCATCGAACTGGAAGCCCCGCGCATGGTATTGGGGGAGTTGAGCATCAGCCTGCTGCTGCATCGCGCGGCAGACAGCCAACTGCCGCTAAGCGGGCTGGTCACACCGGCGCAGCGCTTTGCCCGTGATGGCAGCGAGATCAACTTTAACCCGCGTCATCTGAAGGCGCTGCAACAGGCCGGTGCGCTGGACGAAAACAGTCACGGACTGGTGGCGCTCACCCTGGACAAGAAACTGGCGCGCAAGCTGGCCGATGCCGAACAGGAATACCTGATCCAGCTGGAAGCTGCTCCGGCGGCCGAGCTGCTGAAACAACAGATGCAGGCACTGCAACTGCCGGGCAAGCCGCCGCGCGGTTTGAAGATCAGCCGCCAGAGTGACCGCCAACTGCGCATGGTGCTGTCAGCCGTGCAGCCAGGTCAGCCATGGGCCATCTGCCGTGCCTTGGGCTTGCAGCCGCTGGCGTTGCGCTGCATCCGCATCGGCAAGCTGGGCATTGGCGAGCTGCCCGCCGGACAATGGCGCTACCTGCTGCCGATGGAATCCTTCTGA
- the ttcA gene encoding tRNA 2-thiocytidine(32) synthetase TtcA: protein MSEQNTVLDDKAKKAVFEGNKLAKRLRHHVGDAINDFNMIEQGDRVMVCLSGGKDSYTLLDILLGLQKSAPIDFSIVAVNLDQKQPGFPEDVLPGYLASIGVEYRIIEEDTYSIVKKLVPEGKTTCSLCSRLRRGILYRVADELGATKIALGHHRDDILHTLFLNMFYGGKLKSMPPKLVSDDGKHMVIRPLAYCREKDIIRYADLRQFPIIPCNLCGSQPNLQRQVVKEMVNDWDKRFPGRVESMFRALQNVVPSHLCDTGLFDFAGLKTGDSPFENGDTAFDKEEFRDPPLPLEDGEDAVTAPARRTISILDSRKPAQQEEGGCGA, encoded by the coding sequence ATGTCCGAACAGAACACCGTGCTCGACGACAAGGCCAAAAAGGCCGTGTTCGAGGGCAACAAACTGGCCAAGCGCCTGCGTCACCACGTGGGTGATGCCATCAATGATTTCAACATGATCGAGCAGGGTGACCGGGTCATGGTGTGTCTGTCCGGCGGCAAGGACAGCTACACCCTGCTGGACATCCTGCTGGGTCTGCAAAAATCCGCCCCCATCGACTTTTCCATCGTGGCCGTCAACCTGGACCAGAAACAGCCCGGCTTCCCGGAAGACGTGCTGCCCGGCTATCTGGCGTCCATCGGGGTGGAATACCGCATCATCGAAGAAGACACCTACTCCATCGTCAAGAAGCTGGTGCCGGAAGGCAAAACCACCTGCAGCCTGTGTTCGCGCCTGCGTCGCGGCATTCTGTACCGCGTGGCCGACGAGCTGGGTGCCACCAAGATTGCGCTGGGCCACCACCGCGACGACATCCTGCACACGCTGTTCCTCAACATGTTTTACGGCGGCAAGCTCAAGTCCATGCCGCCCAAGCTGGTGTCGGACGACGGCAAGCACATGGTGATCCGCCCGCTGGCCTATTGCCGCGAGAAAGACATCATCCGCTACGCCGACTTGCGCCAGTTCCCCATCATTCCGTGCAATCTGTGCGGCTCGCAGCCCAATCTGCAGCGCCAGGTGGTGAAGGAAATGGTCAACGACTGGGACAAGCGCTTCCCCGGCCGGGTGGAGAGCATGTTCCGCGCGCTGCAAAACGTGGTGCCGTCCCATTTGTGCGATACCGGCCTGTTCGACTTTGCCGGCCTGAAAACCGGTGACAGTCCCTTCGAGAATGGTGACACCGCTTTTGACAAGGAAGAGTTCCGCGATCCGCCACTGCCGCTTGAAGACGGTGAAGACGCCGTGACGGCACCGGCACGTCGCACCATCAGCATTCTGGATTCGCGCAAACCGGCGCAGCAGGAGGAGGGTGGCTGTGGCGCGTAG
- a CDS encoding polyamine aminopropyltransferase: MPEVEISEAGNIRSLHLGSETIQSSMDMDEPAELVLSYSRAMMAFLLWNDDPRHILQIGLGGGSFARFIDEYLPEAVSVAVDINPQVIAVARAFFKLPPEGDFFEIIEADGADYVKIFRGSTDAILVDGFDGLQIVDELTTEDFFEDCKRALSPNGVFVTNWWSGDKRYHSFVERLLSVFEGRVLELPSASHGNVAVLAFRQSPTLTQWEALKERADRLECRFGLEFGEFVNRLKQNNQGSAGHLLI, from the coding sequence ATGCCGGAAGTGGAAATCTCCGAAGCCGGCAATATCCGGTCCTTGCATCTGGGCTCGGAAACCATCCAGAGCTCGATGGACATGGACGAACCGGCCGAGCTGGTGTTGTCCTACAGCCGCGCCATGATGGCCTTCCTGCTGTGGAACGACGACCCGCGCCATATCCTGCAAATCGGCCTGGGTGGTGGTTCCTTTGCCCGCTTCATCGACGAATACCTGCCGGAAGCCGTCAGCGTGGCGGTGGACATCAACCCGCAGGTCATCGCCGTGGCGCGCGCCTTTTTCAAATTGCCACCCGAGGGTGATTTCTTTGAAATCATCGAGGCCGACGGTGCGGATTACGTGAAGATTTTCCGTGGTTCCACCGATGCCATTCTGGTGGATGGTTTTGATGGCTTGCAGATTGTGGACGAACTCACCACCGAAGACTTCTTCGAAGACTGCAAGCGTGCGCTCAGCCCCAATGGCGTGTTTGTCACCAACTGGTGGAGCGGCGACAAGCGCTATCACAGCTTTGTCGAACGTTTGCTGTCGGTGTTTGAAGGCCGCGTGCTGGAACTACCCTCGGCCAGTCACGGCAATGTGGCGGTGCTGGCCTTCCGCCAAAGCCCCACGCTGACCCAGTGGGAGGCGCTCAAGGAGCGTGCCGACCGGCTGGAGTGCCGTTTCGGGCTGGAGTTTGGCGAGTTCGTCAATCGTCTGAAACAGAACAATCAGGGCAGTGCCGGGCATCTGCTGATCTGA
- a CDS encoding HugZ family protein — protein sequence MKIAPAAALQLLHAQHHATLATHAQQLPGYPYATVLPYVLDEQHRPLLLISVLAEHTRNLLADGRCSLAVLHKGAEDVQAEARLTLLADAQRIEADDLLLKRFLRYQPQAEDLLQLDFMFFRLQPQRLRYIGGVGRMGWLEAAELSPEVLPLAQEAALLQQARLPDGITLLGLDAYGVDYRRQSGAGHERYNWPEAISQPEALAAALQTALDTLAGK from the coding sequence GTGAAAATCGCCCCTGCCGCCGCCCTGCAACTCTTGCATGCCCAGCATCACGCCACGCTGGCCACCCATGCGCAGCAGTTGCCCGGTTATCCCTACGCCACGGTATTGCCCTATGTGCTGGATGAGCAACACCGCCCACTGCTGCTGATCAGCGTGCTGGCCGAACACACCCGCAATCTGCTGGCGGACGGACGTTGCAGCCTGGCGGTACTGCACAAGGGGGCCGAAGATGTGCAGGCCGAAGCGCGGCTGACCTTGCTGGCCGATGCGCAGCGCATCGAAGCGGATGACTTGTTGCTAAAGCGTTTCCTGCGCTACCAGCCGCAGGCAGAGGACTTGCTGCAACTGGATTTCATGTTCTTCCGGCTACAGCCACAACGCCTGCGCTATATCGGCGGCGTGGGACGCATGGGTTGGCTGGAGGCGGCGGAATTGAGCCCGGAGGTGCTGCCGCTGGCGCAGGAGGCCGCGCTATTGCAGCAGGCCCGGTTGCCGGATGGCATCACGCTGTTGGGGCTGGATGCCTACGGCGTGGATTACCGGCGCCAGAGCGGAGCCGGGCATGAGCGTTACAACTGGCCTGAGGCCATCAGCCAGCCGGAGGCGCTGGCAGCGGCCTTGCAGACGGCGCTGGATACGCTGGCCGGCAAGTGA
- a CDS encoding pteridine reductase, which translates to MEQQQERLMQVNEQRVVLITGGARRVGAGIARLLHARGVRLVLHYRGSQAEAEALAAELNALRAESVVLLQADLLDMQAVRQLAAQAITAFGRLDGLVNNASSFFPTEIGQIDESAWHDLMGSNLKAPLFLSQAVAPALRRNGGAIVGISDIHVDRPMKRHVVYNLAKAGHAQLIRSLALELAPDVRVNGVAPGVNLWPEGEASFDAAERAAIEATIPLQRTGQPDDIARAVAFLLLDASYVTGQILAVDGGRGIVL; encoded by the coding sequence ATGGAGCAACAGCAAGAGCGCTTGATGCAAGTGAATGAACAGCGCGTGGTACTGATTACCGGCGGTGCGCGCCGGGTGGGCGCGGGTATTGCCCGGCTGCTGCATGCGCGTGGGGTGCGGCTGGTATTGCATTACCGTGGTTCGCAAGCGGAGGCCGAAGCCTTGGCCGCCGAGCTGAATGCACTGCGAGCGGAATCGGTTGTACTGCTGCAGGCCGATTTGCTGGACATGCAGGCGGTGCGTCAACTGGCGGCGCAGGCCATTACCGCGTTCGGGCGGCTGGATGGTCTGGTCAACAATGCCTCCAGTTTTTTTCCCACCGAAATCGGCCAGATCGACGAGTCGGCCTGGCACGACCTGATGGGCAGCAACCTCAAGGCCCCGCTGTTTCTCAGTCAGGCGGTGGCGCCGGCCTTGCGCCGTAACGGCGGTGCCATTGTCGGCATCTCAGACATCCACGTCGACCGGCCGATGAAGCGCCACGTGGTGTACAACCTGGCCAAGGCCGGGCATGCCCAGCTGATTCGCAGTCTGGCGCTGGAGCTGGCACCGGATGTGCGGGTGAATGGTGTGGCACCGGGGGTGAACCTGTGGCCGGAAGGCGAGGCGTCTTTCGATGCGGCAGAGCGTGCCGCCATCGAGGCCACCATTCCCTTGCAGCGTACCGGCCAGCCGGATGATATTGCCCGTGCGGTGGCCTTTTTGCTGCTGGATGCCAGCTATGTCACCGGCCAGATTCTGGCGGTGGATGGTGGACGCGGCATCGTGTTGTAG
- a CDS encoding nucleotide sugar dehydrogenase — MKQQLLNRIADKSAVIGIVGLGYVGLPLMLRFAEVGYKVLGFDIDQSKVDALMAGKSYIEHISADSIATALERGFEATTDFSRAPEADTLILCVPTPLNKYREPDLSFVLDTMDSLVPYLREGHLVSLESTTYPGTTDEELLPRMESRGFKVGENAFLVFSPEREDPGNPNFTTRTIPKVCGGYSPACQEIGVALYSAVIDKVVPVSSTRAAEMTKLLENIHRAVNIGLVNEMKIVADKMGIDIHEVIRAAATKPFGFVPYYPGPGLGGHCIPIDPFYLTWKAREYGVNTRFIELAGEVNSAMPDYVVAKVAAALNLRKKAINGSRVLVLGIAYKKNVDDMRESPSVFLMEKLRDLGAEVSYSDPHVPVFPKMREHHFALSSVALDAATIASYDCVLLATDHDKFDYTLLKQHAQLIVDSRGKYLEPADHIVKA, encoded by the coding sequence ATCAAGCAGCAATTGCTTAACCGTATCGCGGACAAATCCGCCGTCATCGGCATTGTCGGCCTGGGCTATGTCGGCCTGCCGCTGATGCTGCGTTTTGCCGAAGTGGGCTACAAGGTACTGGGCTTTGACATCGACCAGAGCAAGGTTGACGCCCTGATGGCCGGCAAGAGCTATATCGAGCATATCAGCGCCGACAGCATTGCCACCGCGCTGGAACGCGGCTTTGAAGCCACCACCGACTTCTCCCGCGCGCCGGAAGCCGACACCCTGATTCTGTGTGTGCCGACCCCGCTGAACAAATACCGCGAGCCGGACCTGAGCTTCGTGCTGGACACCATGGACAGCCTGGTGCCCTATCTGCGCGAAGGCCATCTGGTATCGCTGGAATCCACCACCTATCCGGGTACCACCGACGAAGAACTGCTGCCGCGCATGGAATCGCGTGGCTTCAAGGTGGGCGAAAACGCCTTCCTGGTGTTCTCGCCGGAGCGTGAAGATCCGGGCAACCCCAATTTCACCACCCGCACCATTCCCAAGGTATGCGGCGGCTACAGCCCGGCCTGCCAGGAAATCGGCGTGGCGCTGTACAGCGCGGTGATCGACAAGGTGGTGCCGGTATCCTCCACCCGCGCCGCGGAAATGACCAAGCTGCTGGAAAACATCCACCGTGCGGTGAATATCGGTCTGGTCAACGAAATGAAGATCGTGGCCGACAAGATGGGCATCGACATTCACGAAGTGATCCGCGCTGCCGCCACCAAGCCTTTCGGCTTCGTGCCTTACTATCCGGGTCCGGGCCTGGGTGGCCACTGCATCCCGATCGACCCGTTCTACCTCACCTGGAAAGCGCGTGAATACGGCGTGAACACCCGTTTCATCGAGCTGGCCGGTGAAGTCAACAGCGCCATGCCCGATTATGTGGTCGCGAAAGTGGCCGCTGCGCTGAACCTGCGCAAGAAGGCCATCAACGGCAGCCGCGTGCTGGTGCTGGGCATTGCCTACAAGAAGAACGTGGACGATATGCGCGAAAGCCCGTCGGTGTTCCTGATGGAAAAACTGCGCGATCTGGGCGCGGAAGTGTCCTACAGCGACCCGCATGTGCCGGTGTTCCCCAAGATGCGCGAGCACCACTTCGCGCTGTCCAGCGTGGCGCTGGATGCGGCCACCATTGCCAGCTACGACTGCGTGCTGCTGGCCACCGACCATGACAAGTTCGATTACACGCTGCTGAAGCAACATGCCCAGCTGATCGTCGACAGCCGTGGCAAGTATCTGGAACCCGCCGACCACATCGTCAAGGCCTGA
- a CDS encoding EAL domain-containing protein, with protein MPVRFPAIMRLAAAYALLGIPSLYSAIPPGYTAPVFPAAGIALMSLLLWGRRLWPGVLLGSLLVQLVASWQSGVQGLGFLALLVVPVAATVQALVGRWLITRWIGWPNRLDSAYTVIRLMLLFIPLCCLVNSGLSVPLLAMLGVLTQSDALFNAWNWWLGDTFGCLIMLPLMLAWFGRPRSEWRARSRALLWPMLMTALAMGSLSVLIHHWEALRVQSQFNRDANQIEQALRKRLDMQLDVMLALQQLQTRSPATSAEQWRELTSSWLARLPGTQSLGWSPLLNDADRADFERNMLGGSPVKARDSAGNMQTSPQRPSYLPIRFNEPMQANQRALGLDILSSPILAGTIRRSMQSGQSEASPAIRLVQEVGQQKAIALYQAVYDPAGVQQHPVLRGVISSLFRMDDIVNITLQRDVRHDIEVCLIDRDGLPGFHRLSGPQNCGKSSWFGQRPHIESLFVFAGRNWALRLRASDDYLDGLRSWLEWVAFVIGLAMTGLFGGFLLIVTGYTRRMEGEVQQRTAELADTNQQLQAQLDATRKAEANVTYLALHDSLTGLPNRPCWLNMARHAITNAARQQQQLAVLFLDMDEFKTVNDSLGHPVGDQLLINIARRLQQPLPPEASLARLGGDEFVILLPYAQQAQLDRLGEQLQALFDQGVLVEAHELRCTVSIGVALFPQDGQDPDTLLRHADMAMYAAKEAGRDTLRYYSPEMNVLAMERLTLERDLRRALQDDPSQLVLYYQPQVDAATGECVGCEALVRWQHPVRGLMLPGEFIPLAERSGLIVELGRWVLAEACAEQARWSDSGMQLPVSVNLSPIQLERSDLQPYVKALLQRHGMMKGALELELTEGALMNEDDHHLQAFNGLMALGCRFALDDFGTGYSSLSRLRRFPISRLKIDRGFVRTLPGNTDDEAVVRATLSMARDMGMDVVAEGVETQAQSDCLQQLGCRIMQGYWFARPMPADQLRAFVSGVRQPVGPD; from the coding sequence GTGCCCGTTCGATTTCCCGCCATCATGCGGCTGGCTGCAGCGTATGCCCTGCTGGGCATTCCCTCGCTCTACAGTGCCATTCCGCCAGGCTATACCGCGCCGGTGTTTCCGGCAGCGGGCATTGCCCTGATGTCCTTGCTGTTGTGGGGCCGACGCCTGTGGCCTGGTGTGCTGCTGGGCTCCTTGCTGGTGCAACTGGTGGCCAGTTGGCAGTCCGGGGTGCAGGGCCTGGGGTTTCTGGCCCTGCTGGTGGTGCCGGTTGCCGCCACGGTGCAAGCCCTGGTGGGGCGTTGGCTGATTACCCGCTGGATAGGCTGGCCTAACCGGCTGGATAGTGCCTATACCGTCATCCGCCTGATGCTGCTGTTCATCCCGCTATGCTGTCTGGTCAATAGCGGACTCAGTGTGCCGCTGCTGGCCATGCTGGGGGTGCTGACGCAGAGCGATGCCCTGTTCAATGCCTGGAACTGGTGGCTGGGCGATACCTTTGGCTGCCTGATCATGCTGCCGCTGATGCTGGCCTGGTTTGGCCGACCGCGCAGCGAATGGCGGGCGCGCAGCCGAGCCTTGCTGTGGCCGATGCTGATGACCGCCTTGGCCATGGGCAGCTTGAGCGTGCTGATTCATCACTGGGAGGCCCTGCGGGTGCAGAGCCAGTTCAATCGCGATGCCAACCAGATCGAGCAGGCGCTGCGCAAGCGGCTGGACATGCAACTGGACGTGATGCTGGCCCTGCAGCAACTGCAGACCCGCAGTCCGGCCACCTCGGCCGAGCAGTGGCGCGAGCTGACCAGTTCCTGGCTGGCCCGTCTGCCGGGAACGCAAAGCCTGGGATGGAGCCCGCTGCTCAATGATGCCGACCGTGCCGATTTCGAGCGCAATATGCTGGGTGGCAGCCCGGTGAAGGCGCGCGATAGCGCCGGCAATATGCAAACCTCACCGCAGCGTCCTTCCTATCTGCCCATCCGTTTCAACGAGCCGATGCAGGCAAATCAGCGTGCGCTGGGGCTGGACATCCTGTCCTCGCCGATACTGGCCGGCACCATCCGGCGCAGCATGCAAAGCGGGCAGTCCGAAGCCAGCCCGGCCATCCGCCTGGTGCAGGAAGTTGGACAACAAAAGGCCATTGCCTTGTATCAGGCGGTTTACGATCCCGCTGGCGTGCAACAGCATCCGGTGTTGCGTGGCGTGATTTCCAGCCTGTTCCGCATGGACGATATCGTCAATATCACTTTGCAGCGTGACGTGCGCCACGATATCGAAGTCTGCCTGATCGATCGTGACGGCCTGCCGGGTTTTCACCGGCTGTCCGGTCCGCAGAACTGCGGCAAGAGCAGCTGGTTTGGCCAGCGCCCGCATATCGAAAGCCTGTTTGTCTTTGCCGGGCGCAACTGGGCCTTGCGCTTGCGTGCCAGCGACGACTATCTGGATGGCCTGCGTAGCTGGCTGGAGTGGGTTGCCTTTGTAATCGGCCTGGCCATGACCGGCCTGTTTGGCGGCTTCCTGCTGATTGTCACCGGCTACACCCGGCGCATGGAAGGCGAGGTGCAGCAGCGTACCGCCGAGCTGGCAGACACCAACCAGCAACTGCAAGCCCAGCTTGATGCCACTCGCAAAGCCGAAGCCAACGTCACCTATCTGGCCTTGCACGACAGCCTGACCGGTCTGCCCAACCGTCCGTGCTGGCTGAACATGGCGCGTCATGCCATCACCAATGCCGCCCGACAACAGCAGCAACTGGCGGTGCTGTTTCTGGACATGGATGAATTCAAGACCGTCAACGACAGCCTGGGGCATCCGGTGGGCGACCAGTTGCTGATCAATATTGCCCGCCGCCTGCAGCAGCCGCTGCCACCCGAGGCTTCGCTGGCACGGCTGGGCGGGGATGAGTTTGTCATTCTGCTGCCGTATGCGCAGCAAGCCCAGCTTGACCGCCTGGGTGAACAATTGCAGGCCCTGTTTGATCAGGGCGTGCTGGTGGAAGCGCACGAACTGCGCTGTACCGTCAGCATCGGTGTGGCCCTGTTCCCGCAGGACGGGCAGGACCCGGATACCCTGCTGCGCCATGCCGACATGGCCATGTATGCCGCCAAGGAAGCCGGGCGCGATACCCTGCGTTACTACTCGCCGGAAATGAATGTGCTGGCCATGGAGCGCCTGACGCTGGAACGTGATTTGCGACGCGCGCTGCAGGACGATCCCAGCCAACTGGTGCTGTACTACCAGCCACAAGTCGATGCCGCCACCGGTGAATGCGTGGGCTGCGAAGCCCTGGTGCGCTGGCAGCATCCGGTGCGTGGGCTCATGCTGCCGGGCGAGTTCATCCCGCTGGCCGAGCGCAGCGGGCTGATTGTCGAACTGGGACGCTGGGTGCTGGCCGAAGCCTGCGCCGAGCAGGCCCGCTGGAGCGACAGCGGCATGCAGTTGCCGGTATCGGTAAACCTGTCGCCCATCCAACTGGAGCGCAGTGATCTGCAGCCCTATGTAAAAGCCTTGCTGCAACGTCACGGCATGATGAAGGGCGCGCTGGAACTGGAACTGACCGAAGGCGCGCTGATGAACGAGGACGACCACCATCTGCAGGCCTTTAACGGGCTGATGGCGCTGGGCTGCCGCTTTGCGCTGGATGATTTCGGCACCGGCTACTCTTCGCTGTCACGCTTGCGGCGTTTTCCCATCAGCCGTCTCAAGATCGATCGCGGTTTTGTCCGCACCTTGCCCGGCAATACCGATGATGAAGCCGTGGTGCGGGCCACCCTGTCCATGGCGCGCGATATGGGCATGGATGTGGTGGCCGAAGGGGTGGAAACCCAGGCGCAAAGCGATTGCCTGCAACAGTTGGGCTGCCGCATCATGCAGGGCTACTGGTTTGCCCGGCCCATGCCGGCAGACCAGCTACGCGCCTTTGTCAGCGGTGTCCGTCAGCCGGTCGGTCCCGACTGA
- a CDS encoding HD-GYP domain-containing protein, translating to MPAAAATCSASADGSIHVDLREVIHALSDALDLVGIDDVAHGKRVGIMAFHCAGVLGQPRQQAGFMFDLGLLHDIGVSSTRTHQHLVSEFDWVGSQQHCISGAKLLASFAPLAAMALPVRYHHTQWDRLQAMQEVPQHIAEQANLIYLVDRVDALAAPYYQGGELLMHTAAIRQQIAQRRGVHFAPHLVDAFLSAAQAEAFWLQLEPRGIAGVLQDMCALRQPCTASTGQLKQLATLFSCIVDAKSPFTARHSLGVAGLSRWLAEKMGLPTARCEQLEIAALLHDLGKLRVPDEILDKPGGLDPHERSLINAHSFETYQILRHIHGFEEIACWAAYHHEEPDGNGYPFHLQAASMSVEARILRVADIFQALAQDRPYRAGLSAAEVLATLQRFADQQRIDPAVLALAASDMAGAMAAALPELSPQ from the coding sequence ATGCCTGCCGCTGCTGCAACGTGCTCCGCCTCTGCCGATGGCAGCATCCATGTCGACCTGCGCGAAGTCATCCACGCGCTGTCCGATGCGCTGGATCTGGTTGGCATCGACGATGTGGCCCATGGCAAGCGCGTCGGCATCATGGCGTTTCACTGCGCAGGCGTGCTGGGACAGCCGCGCCAGCAAGCCGGTTTCATGTTCGATCTGGGTCTGCTGCACGATATCGGCGTATCGTCCACCCGCACCCATCAGCATCTGGTCAGCGAATTCGACTGGGTCGGTTCACAACAGCACTGCATCAGCGGTGCCAAGCTGCTGGCCAGTTTTGCACCACTGGCCGCCATGGCGCTGCCGGTGCGTTATCACCATACGCAGTGGGACAGGCTGCAGGCGATGCAGGAAGTCCCGCAGCATATTGCCGAACAGGCCAACCTGATCTACCTGGTGGACCGGGTGGATGCCCTGGCGGCCCCCTACTACCAGGGCGGGGAATTGCTGATGCATACCGCCGCCATCCGGCAACAGATTGCGCAGCGCCGCGGCGTGCATTTTGCCCCGCATCTGGTGGATGCCTTCCTGAGTGCCGCGCAGGCGGAGGCTTTCTGGCTGCAACTGGAACCGCGTGGCATTGCCGGCGTATTGCAGGATATGTGCGCACTGCGGCAGCCCTGTACTGCCAGCACCGGGCAACTCAAGCAACTGGCCACGCTGTTTTCCTGCATCGTGGATGCCAAGAGCCCGTTTACCGCACGTCATTCGCTGGGCGTGGCCGGACTGTCACGCTGGCTGGCCGAAAAAATGGGCTTGCCCACCGCACGTTGCGAACAACTGGAAATTGCCGCCCTGCTGCATGATCTGGGCAAGCTGCGGGTGCCGGACGAGATCCTGGACAAACCCGGCGGGCTGGACCCGCATGAGCGCAGCCTGATCAATGCCCACAGCTTCGAGACCTACCAGATCCTGCGCCACATCCATGGTTTTGAGGAAATTGCCTGCTGGGCGGCCTATCACCATGAGGAGCCGGACGGTAACGGCTACCCCTTCCATCTGCAGGCCGCCAGCATGAGTGTGGAAGCACGCATCCTGCGCGTGGCCGATATTTTCCAGGCACTGGCGCAGGACCGTCCCTATCGCGCCGGGCTCAGTGCGGCAGAGGTATTGGCCACGCTGCAGCGCTTTGCCGATCAGCAACGCATTGATCCGGCGGTGCTGGCACTGGCGGCCAGCGATATGGCGGGTGCCATGGCGGCGGCCCTGCCGGAGCTTAGCCCGCAGTGA
- a CDS encoding class I SAM-dependent methyltransferase, translating into MTTLPAPSAEALVTSQALCAHIRQTITQAGGWIPFSRYMELALYAPGMGYYSAGSHKLGSAGDFTTAPEMTALFGRTLARQIAELLPQTGGTVYEFGAGTGKLAIDILTELEKLDCLPEHYIIIDLSADLIERQQTAIRSALPHLAGRVSWLSQLPDQLDGVVIGNEVLDAMPCELLHWTPEPLQRGVALDGDNFVWQDRPIQDPALQRQAAALNIQQAGYISELSLSNTAFIHTLARHLVRGAILLVDYGYPASEFYHPQRHMGTLIGHYRHHTVDDPFFLPGLMDLTCHVDFTAIAQAGIDAGLDLIGYTTQAQFLINAGITQLLGELDADDSASYLPVVAMVQKLLSMQEMGELFKVIGFGRGVSIDWQGFAQGDRCHTL; encoded by the coding sequence ATGACCACCCTACCCGCCCCCAGCGCCGAGGCGCTTGTCACCAGCCAGGCGCTGTGCGCCCATATCCGCCAGACCATCACCCAGGCCGGCGGCTGGATTCCCTTTTCCCGTTACATGGAACTGGCGCTGTATGCGCCAGGCATGGGCTATTACTCCGCCGGCAGCCACAAGCTGGGCAGCGCCGGTGACTTTACCACCGCGCCGGAAATGACAGCGCTTTTTGGCCGCACCCTGGCGCGGCAGATTGCCGAACTGCTGCCGCAAACCGGCGGCACGGTGTACGAATTCGGTGCCGGCACCGGCAAGCTGGCCATTGATATCCTGACCGAACTGGAAAAGCTGGACTGCCTGCCTGAGCATTACATCATCATCGACCTGTCGGCCGACCTGATCGAGCGCCAGCAAACGGCCATCCGCAGCGCCCTGCCCCATCTGGCCGGGCGGGTGAGCTGGCTCAGCCAGTTGCCCGACCAGCTCGATGGCGTGGTGATCGGCAATGAAGTGCTGGATGCCATGCCCTGCGAGCTGCTGCACTGGACGCCGGAACCACTGCAACGCGGCGTAGCGCTGGATGGCGACAACTTTGTCTGGCAGGACCGCCCGATCCAGGACCCGGCCCTGCAACGACAGGCTGCGGCGCTGAACATCCAGCAGGCGGGCTATATCAGCGAGCTGAGCCTGAGCAACACCGCCTTCATCCACACCCTGGCGCGCCATCTGGTGCGCGGTGCCATCCTGCTGGTGGACTATGGCTATCCGGCCAGTGAGTTCTACCACCCGCAACGCCATATGGGCACCCTGATCGGCCATTACCGTCATCACACGGTGGATGACCCCTTCTTCCTGCCCGGCCTGATGGACCTCACCTGTCACGTGGACTTCACCGCCATTGCCCAGGCCGGCATCGACGCCGGGCTGGACCTGATCGGCTACACCACCCAGGCACAGTTCCTGATCAATGCCGGCATCACCCAGCTATTGGGCGAACTGGACGCCGACGACAGCGCCAGCTACCTGCCGGTGGTGGCCATGGTGCAAAAGCTGCTGTCCATGCAGGAGATGGGCGAGCTGTTCAAGGTGATCGGCTTTGGCCGAGGCGTCAGCATAGACTGGCAGGGTTTTGCCCAGGGCGACCGCTGCCATACCCTGTAA